The following are encoded in a window of Impatiens glandulifera chromosome 5, dImpGla2.1, whole genome shotgun sequence genomic DNA:
- the LOC124938734 gene encoding abscisic acid receptor PYL4-like: protein MPSDQPNSPLLLQRIHNPPSTPIPKRHQSVTTCTTAATSVPDWVSHYHTHSVGPNQCCSAVIQQIEAPVATVWSVVRRFDNPQAYKHFVKTCHVINGDGRVGTVREVQVISGLPAAKSRERLEILDDESHVISFSVVGGDHRLANYRSVTTLHPSSAASETAPTTVVVESYVVDTPGGNTKEETCVFVDTIVRCNLQSLAQIAQELAK, encoded by the coding sequence atgcCTTCCGATCAACCCAACTCACCTCTTCTTCTCCAACGGATTCATAATCCACCATCAACTCCAATTCCAAAACGACACCAATCCGTTACAACATGCACAACCGCCGCCACTTCAGTCCCAGATTGGGTATCTCATTACCACACACACTCTGTGGGTCCCAATCAATGTTGTTCCGCCGTCATCCAACAGATCGAGGCACCCGTCGCCACCGTCTGGTCGGTCGTGCGTAGATTCGATAACCCACAAGCTTACAAACACTTCGTCAAGACCTGCCACGTCATCAACGGCGACGGTCGTGTCGGGACGGTTCGAGAGGTTCAGGTGATATCTGGACTTCCGGCTGCTAAAAGCCGGGAGCGTTTGGAGATTCTTGATGATGAAAGTCATGTCATTAGTTTTAGCGTTGTGGGTGGGGATCATCGGTTGGCGAATTATCGGTCGGTGACCACTCTTCATCCGTCGTCGGCGGCGTCGGAAACGGCGCCGACGACGGTGGTGGTGGAGTCGTATGTGGTGGATACTCCGGGTGGGAATACGAAGGAGGAGACGTGCGTTTTCGTGGATACTATCGTGAGGTGTAATTTGCAATCGCTGGCTCAGATCGCGCAAGAGCTGGCcaaatga